A DNA window from Daucus carota subsp. sativus chromosome 3, DH1 v3.0, whole genome shotgun sequence contains the following coding sequences:
- the LOC135151392 gene encoding uncharacterized protein LOC135151392 produces the protein MFSEETPNSNISIKQESDERPNSPNTPEKPVIAQLQATGKQKIKNETSWTNSSRSYVCDEGKSIDGCIHTCDNYQQMKDCAVAHEQIVGVPAGDKMKDCALADELIVGVPAGDQAYHENIKTEHEDSYAEIQCNVCHNMSNQTLLLQCDLCDSSSHTYCVGLGDTVPEDDWICQNCTEHAEDEQDLKAVGLSGIDSHSGSKNRCHQNVSSTEANLSIHDIVRESGPYNVERSLPNQSRSPLTNAGDDRTVLISCRNRDSRTRALRENWDKIKQGSLSFSSFPIIKPGELSCGTSSATKSSTSDIISDQATQDIKKAWKMMKAAKSVEKKKYTNTIPCPSNGSKHPLTNTETPKHFPSVRSMLPSSRHSGDKDKDCKNLKRPFQGCATEKCHDNDRI, from the exons ATGTTTTCCGAAGAAACCCCAAACTCCAACATCTCAATCAAACAAGAATCAGATGAGCGACCAAACTCACCAAACACACCAGAAAAACCTGTAATTGCACAATTACAGGCCACAGGAAAGCAGAaaattaagaatgaaactagctgGACTAACAGCTCTAGAAGTTATGTGTGCGATGAAGGGAAATCAATCGATGGATGCATCCATACATGTGATAATTACCAACAGATGAAGGACTGTGCTGTGGCCCATGAGCAGATTGTCGGTGTTCCAGCTGGTGACAAG ATGAAGGACTGTGCTCTGGCCGATGAGCTAATTGTTGGTGTCCCCGCTGGTGACCAG GCCTATCATGAAAACATCAAAACTGAGCATGAGGACTCATATGCTGAAATACAGTGTAATGTTTGCCACAATATGTCTAATCAGACTCTTCTATTGCAATGTGATTTATGTGACTCTTCTTCACATACATACTGTGTTGGTTTGGGTGACACTGTACCTGAGGATGACTGGATTTGTCAAAACTGTACTGAGCATGCCGAGGATGAGCAGGATCTCAAAGCTGTTGGTCTAAGTGGCATTGATTCCCATTCTGGAAGTAAAAATAGATGCCATCAAAATGTTTCATCAACTGAAGCCAATTTATCTATTCATGATATTGTCAGAGAATCAGGTCCTTATAATGTTGAGAGATCCTTACCAAATCAAAGTCGTTCGCCACTAACTAATGCTGGTGATGATAGAACGGTCCTCATCAGTTGTCGGAATAGGGATAGTCGAACACGTGCATTGCGTGAAAATTGGGATAAAATCAAACAGGGATCCTTGAGCTTTTCTTCATTTCCCATTATTAAACCAGGTGAATTATCATGTGGTACTTCATCTGCAACGAAATCATCCACCTCCGACATCATATCTGATCAAGCCACACAAGATATTAAAAAGGCATGGAAGATGATGAAAGCTGCGAAGTCTGTTGAAAAGAAGAAGTATACCAACACCATTCCTTGTCCCTCTAATGGTTCAAAGCATCCATTGACTAATACTGAAACTCCAAAACATTTTCCTAGTGTGAGGTCAATGCTTCCCTCATCACGTCACAGCGGAGATAAGGATAAAGATTGTAAGAATCTTAAGAGGCCTTTTCAGGGTTGTGCTACAGAAAAATGTCATGATAATGATAGAATATAA